A DNA window from Heliomicrobium undosum contains the following coding sequences:
- a CDS encoding GNAT family N-acetyltransferase, whose amino-acid sequence MITAVNVLRTPRIIQTERGNVTIFGPVTAEEVLRYALDEGLSAFRPPKEQQKALAEIAVLPEGQVIVAIHDERIIGYVTFHRPEEFERWAHNQVPGMLELGAIETSKQWRGLHISSHLLEVAFGGGALDAYVIIATEYYWHWDLKGTGLSVWEYQKFLESLFNRVGLRRVGTDEPDILAHPANMLMARVGPLVPQDTVLLFEESLYQNRWMF is encoded by the coding sequence ATGATTACGGCAGTCAATGTGCTGCGTACGCCGCGCATCATCCAGACGGAGCGGGGGAATGTGACCATATTTGGTCCCGTCACCGCCGAGGAGGTTCTACGTTATGCCTTGGATGAGGGGCTGAGCGCCTTTCGTCCGCCAAAGGAACAGCAGAAAGCGTTGGCGGAGATCGCGGTGTTGCCGGAGGGACAGGTGATCGTCGCCATTCATGATGAACGGATCATTGGCTATGTGACCTTTCACCGTCCGGAAGAGTTCGAGCGATGGGCCCATAATCAGGTTCCCGGCATGCTCGAATTGGGCGCCATTGAGACGAGCAAGCAGTGGCGGGGCCTGCATATCAGCAGCCACCTGCTGGAGGTCGCCTTCGGCGGAGGCGCCCTGGATGCCTATGTGATCATTGCTACGGAGTATTACTGGCACTGGGACTTGAAAGGCACCGGTCTTTCGGTGTGGGAATATCAGAAGTTTCTTGAAAGTCTCTTCAACCGGGTTGGTCTGCGCCGGGTGGGCACCGATGAACCGGATATCCTCGCCCATCCGGCCAACATGCTGATGGCCCGCGTCGGCCCGTTGGTTCCCCAGGATACGGTGCTGCTGTTCGAGGAATCGCTCTATCAAAACCGGTGGATGTTTTGA
- a CDS encoding CBS and ACT domain-containing protein translates to MLVEDIMIRQVHVVGPETTVLEALTLAERKRVRHLPVVDEGRLLGIISDRDLRDVKPSILEADNLEILSTTRVKDIVHTSIITVHPLDAIEDAAKMLYDHRIGCLPVVQAGKLVGIITTTDLLHAIVDMMGMGQPGSYLEVEVPDRPGALLDIARIMKAHGVNIISTFVNPARQRSSRVIALRIATFDPRQIIQEIGEAGYAVVFPMALKGE, encoded by the coding sequence ATGCTCGTTGAGGATATCATGATCCGTCAGGTCCATGTGGTCGGGCCGGAAACGACGGTCCTGGAGGCGCTGACTCTGGCGGAGCGAAAGCGTGTGCGCCATCTGCCGGTTGTGGACGAGGGCCGGTTGCTCGGGATCATTTCCGATCGGGACCTGCGGGATGTGAAGCCCTCAATTTTGGAAGCGGATAATCTGGAGATTCTCTCTACCACCCGGGTCAAGGATATCGTACATACATCCATCATCACCGTCCACCCTCTCGATGCCATTGAAGACGCAGCGAAAATGCTCTATGACCACCGGATCGGTTGTCTGCCTGTTGTGCAGGCCGGGAAACTGGTGGGGATCATCACCACCACCGATCTGCTGCATGCCATCGTCGATATGATGGGCATGGGGCAACCTGGATCGTATCTGGAGGTCGAGGTGCCCGATCGCCCCGGCGCGCTGCTCGATATCGCCAGGATCATGAAAGCCCACGGCGTGAACATCATCAGTACTTTTGTGAACCCTGCTCGGCAGCGGAGCAGCCGGGTCATCGCCCTGCGCATCGCCACCTTTGATCCCCGGCAAATCATTCAGGAGATTGGAGAGGCCGGTTATGCCGTGGTATTCCCGATGGCGTTAAAGGGGGAATAG
- a CDS encoding acetoin utilization protein AcuC: MGRPPLLIYSPDFHTYRFGPEHPFNPLRIEVTVDLIRRCGLITPTQIVPPEACTREELRPVHSEALLDAIEGAGEGRLLPEQLRPFGLGDDDTPAFPGMGEATRLVAGATLQGARLIMEGKADHVFQIAGGLHHGHRNRASGFCVVNDAAVAISFLQRRYGIKVAYIDTDAHHGDGVQSIFYDDPTVLTISIHETGRYLFPGTGHVEERGRFDGYGFSINLPLEAYTEDDSFIDLYERAVAPLIEAFQPDLLITQNGCDAHYLDPLTHLALTTRSFEAVPRLAHRLAHTYCQGRWLALGGGGYDHWRVVPRAWSLLWAEMNECSPAEEIPKDWQMRWQSQSPVSLPSRMRDEPGEYPPIPRRAIIEDKNRVTLQRAMRDAVDLIRAHNVP; the protein is encoded by the coding sequence ATGGGAAGACCGCCTCTTTTGATTTACTCGCCGGATTTCCACACCTACCGGTTTGGGCCCGAACACCCTTTCAACCCCTTACGGATCGAGGTGACCGTCGATCTGATCCGCCGTTGCGGGCTGATCACGCCTACGCAGATCGTGCCGCCGGAAGCTTGCACCCGTGAGGAATTGCGTCCGGTCCATTCGGAAGCCTTGCTGGACGCCATCGAAGGCGCCGGGGAAGGCAGGCTTCTTCCGGAGCAACTGCGTCCCTTCGGCTTAGGCGATGACGATACACCTGCCTTTCCCGGCATGGGAGAGGCCACCCGCCTTGTGGCCGGTGCGACCCTGCAAGGGGCGAGGCTGATCATGGAAGGGAAAGCGGACCATGTCTTCCAGATCGCCGGGGGACTGCATCACGGTCACCGCAACCGGGCCTCCGGGTTTTGTGTCGTCAATGACGCCGCCGTTGCCATCTCCTTTTTGCAGCGGCGCTATGGCATAAAAGTGGCTTACATCGATACCGATGCCCACCACGGTGACGGTGTCCAGTCGATCTTTTACGATGATCCGACGGTGCTGACCATCTCGATCCATGAGACGGGCCGCTACCTTTTCCCGGGAACAGGCCACGTGGAGGAGCGGGGACGTTTTGACGGCTACGGTTTTTCCATCAACCTTCCCCTGGAGGCATACACGGAGGACGATTCCTTCATCGATCTCTACGAGCGCGCCGTAGCGCCGCTGATCGAGGCGTTTCAGCCGGACCTGCTGATCACCCAGAACGGCTGTGACGCCCATTACCTCGATCCCCTGACCCATCTGGCGCTGACGACGCGCAGTTTTGAAGCCGTGCCCCGGCTGGCCCACCGCCTCGCCCATACCTACTGTCAGGGACGCTGGCTGGCGCTGGGCGGCGGCGGCTACGACCACTGGCGGGTCGTTCCCCGGGCTTGGTCGTTGCTTTGGGCCGAGATGAACGAATGTTCGCCGGCAGAAGAGATCCCCAAGGACTGGCAGATGCGCTGGCAGTCGCAAAGCCCCGTATCCTTGCCGTCTCGGATGCGCGATGAGCCGGGCGAGTATCCGCCTATCCCGCGTCGGGCGATCATTGAGGACAAAAATCGGGTCACTTTGCAGCGGGCGATGCGGGACGCCGTGGATCTGATCCGCGCGCATAACGTGCCGTGA
- a CDS encoding YgiQ family radical SAM protein — protein sequence MAAPFLPLSKAEMNELGWDACDFILVTGDAYVDHPSFGAAIIGRVLENRGYRIGIISQPDWRDARSFKVLGRPRLAWLVTAGNLDSMVNHYTAAKKRRSEDAYSPGGRAGLRPDRASLVYAHRCREAYKEPPIILGGIEASLRRFAHYDYWEDKVRRSVLVDAKADLLVFGMGEEPITALAEELSRRRSGEEFAHPLGAKTTGVCYLTSDLAAIPGEEPIVLPSFDEVAGDKWAYAKAFQVQEREQNPVDGKTLAQPHGELFLVQNRPARPLTTQEMDATYDLPFARQPHPTYKGMGGVPALEEVEFSLTAQRGCFGGCSFCALTFHQGRIIQGRSHESLVREARQLLRSPRFKGYIHDVGGPTANFRRPACKKQGKAGACRDRQCLHPKPCPNLEVDHSDLLDLLRKLRALEGVKKVFIRSGLRFDYLMADKPARRREFLKELCEHHVSGQLKVAPEHASPKVLRQMGKPGIDVYEAFKKEYEQANKELGKEQYLVPYLVSSHPGSDIHEAIELAERLRDWGCHPEQVQDFIPTPGSLSTCIYYTGIDPRTMEPVYVPRSPKEKARQRALLQYRRPENYPQIYQALRAAGRMDLVGHGPGALIRPPRPGMSDGREDDRGPARKGRREPAGKKGPAGAVQGTGRAVGKTAGKPAGKRTGKATGGVSGKSRRQGRQ from the coding sequence ATGGCAGCGCCTTTTTTACCGCTTTCCAAAGCAGAGATGAACGAACTCGGTTGGGACGCCTGCGACTTCATCCTGGTTACCGGTGACGCCTATGTCGATCACCCCAGCTTCGGGGCAGCCATCATCGGTCGAGTCCTCGAGAACCGGGGATACCGGATCGGCATCATCAGCCAGCCTGACTGGCGGGACGCCCGGTCCTTCAAGGTCTTGGGACGCCCGCGGCTGGCCTGGCTGGTGACGGCTGGCAACCTCGATTCCATGGTCAATCACTACACAGCGGCAAAGAAGCGCCGCTCTGAAGACGCCTACTCGCCGGGCGGCCGCGCCGGTTTGCGGCCTGACCGGGCTAGCCTGGTCTACGCCCACCGTTGCCGGGAGGCTTACAAAGAACCGCCGATCATCCTCGGCGGGATTGAGGCCAGCCTGCGCCGCTTTGCCCACTACGACTACTGGGAAGACAAGGTCCGCCGTTCCGTGCTGGTTGACGCCAAAGCCGACCTGCTCGTCTTCGGCATGGGTGAGGAGCCGATCACAGCCTTAGCGGAAGAACTGTCCCGGCGGCGCTCAGGGGAGGAATTCGCGCACCCTCTGGGCGCCAAGACGACGGGCGTCTGCTACCTTACATCTGATCTTGCCGCTATCCCGGGCGAAGAGCCGATCGTGCTCCCCAGCTTCGACGAGGTGGCCGGCGATAAATGGGCCTATGCAAAGGCTTTTCAGGTCCAGGAGCGGGAGCAAAACCCTGTCGACGGGAAGACGCTCGCGCAGCCCCATGGGGAACTGTTCCTGGTACAGAACCGCCCCGCCCGCCCGCTGACGACCCAAGAGATGGACGCCACCTACGATCTTCCCTTCGCGCGGCAGCCCCATCCGACATATAAAGGTATGGGAGGCGTACCTGCGCTGGAAGAGGTGGAATTCAGCCTCACCGCCCAGCGGGGCTGTTTTGGCGGCTGCTCCTTCTGCGCCCTCACCTTCCACCAGGGGCGGATCATCCAGGGGCGCAGCCACGAATCCCTCGTTCGCGAGGCCCGGCAGTTGCTCCGATCCCCCCGCTTCAAGGGCTATATCCACGATGTGGGCGGTCCGACAGCCAACTTCCGCCGCCCTGCCTGCAAGAAGCAGGGGAAGGCCGGCGCCTGTCGCGACCGCCAGTGCCTCCATCCTAAACCCTGCCCCAATCTGGAGGTCGATCACAGCGACCTGCTCGACCTGTTGCGCAAGTTGCGCGCACTGGAAGGGGTCAAGAAGGTATTCATCCGTTCGGGTTTGCGTTTTGACTACCTGATGGCCGACAAGCCGGCCCGCCGGCGCGAGTTTTTAAAAGAGCTCTGTGAGCACCATGTGAGCGGCCAACTGAAGGTGGCGCCGGAGCACGCCTCTCCAAAAGTGCTCCGACAGATGGGAAAGCCCGGCATCGATGTCTATGAGGCTTTTAAAAAGGAATATGAACAGGCCAACAAGGAACTGGGCAAGGAGCAATACCTGGTCCCCTATCTGGTGTCGAGCCATCCCGGTTCCGATATCCATGAGGCCATCGAACTGGCCGAGCGGCTTCGCGACTGGGGCTGCCATCCCGAGCAGGTGCAGGACTTCATTCCCACGCCGGGCAGCCTGTCCACCTGCATCTACTACACGGGCATCGACCCGCGGACGATGGAACCGGTCTATGTGCCCCGTTCGCCGAAGGAAAAAGCCCGCCAGCGGGCGCTCCTGCAGTACCGCCGTCCCGAGAACTATCCCCAGATTTACCAGGCGCTGCGCGCCGCCGGGAGGATGGACCTGGTCGGACACGGCCCGGGCGCCCTGATCCGGCCGCCCCGCCCTGGTATGAGCGATGGGCGGGAAGACGACAGGGGCCCGGCGCGCAAAGGGAGGCGTGAACCGGCAGGGAAAAAGGGGCCGGCCGGCGCTGTTCAAGGGACCGGCAGAGCGGTGGGCAAGACCGCCGGTAAACCAGCCGGCAAGAGGACTGGAAAAGCGACTGGCGGCGTGTCCGGAAAAAGCCGCCGGCAAGGGCGCCAGTAA
- the rimO gene encoding 30S ribosomal protein S12 methylthiotransferase RimO, translated as MDGALFLLRGRTEAILMMKVHITSLGCAKNRVDTEVMMGLLREAGYELTQREEDAHVLLVNTCGFILPAKEESIQTILELARYKETGRCRALLVAGCLPQGYAGELAAELPEVDAFFGPGDVPRVTSIVADALQGKRSLEVGKPEFLYDHTMPRVLSTPFHYAYVKIADGCDNRCGYCAIPDLRGRFRSRSEESIIEETRSLADRGIQEALLIAQDTTRYGVDRYGEFRLPQLIGKLAPIEGLRWIRLMYCYPSHFTPELIEAMAAEPKVCRYVDLPLQHADDELLRSMNRHASVGEIRRLILTLRERLPGLAIRSSFIVGLPGETEEKFQHLLDFLAEMRFDRVGVFTYSREENTPAGKLADQVPEEVKEERYHRAMALQQEISLSIQQEWVGKTLEVLVEEEVAPGLYRGRSEREAPEVDGHIEFKGRYRMIGEWANVRITAASHYDLMGEAIDEPGE; from the coding sequence ATGGATGGCGCGCTATTTCTTTTGCGGGGAAGGACGGAAGCGATTTTGATGATGAAGGTACACATCACCAGCTTGGGCTGCGCAAAAAACCGTGTCGACACGGAAGTGATGATGGGGTTGCTGCGTGAGGCCGGCTATGAATTGACACAACGGGAAGAAGACGCCCACGTCCTGCTGGTCAACACCTGCGGCTTCATCCTCCCCGCCAAGGAAGAGTCGATCCAGACCATCCTTGAACTGGCCCGGTACAAAGAGACGGGCCGGTGCCGGGCGTTGCTGGTGGCGGGCTGCCTGCCCCAGGGTTATGCGGGCGAACTGGCGGCAGAACTGCCTGAGGTGGACGCCTTTTTCGGCCCCGGCGACGTGCCGCGCGTGACGTCCATCGTCGCCGATGCGTTACAGGGCAAGCGCTCTCTTGAAGTGGGAAAACCAGAGTTTCTCTATGACCATACGATGCCTCGGGTGCTCTCGACCCCTTTTCATTACGCCTATGTGAAGATCGCCGACGGCTGCGACAACCGCTGCGGCTATTGCGCCATACCGGACTTGCGCGGCCGCTTTCGTTCGCGCAGCGAGGAATCGATCATCGAGGAAACGCGATCCCTCGCCGATCGGGGTATCCAGGAGGCATTGCTGATCGCCCAGGATACGACTCGCTACGGCGTCGACCGCTATGGCGAGTTCCGCCTGCCGCAACTGATCGGCAAATTGGCGCCTATCGAAGGCTTGCGCTGGATCCGGCTGATGTACTGCTATCCCTCGCACTTTACGCCCGAACTGATCGAGGCGATGGCTGCCGAGCCCAAGGTCTGCCGCTATGTGGATTTGCCGCTGCAGCATGCTGACGACGAACTTCTGCGGTCCATGAACCGTCACGCCAGCGTCGGCGAGATCCGCCGGCTGATTCTGACCCTGCGGGAGCGCCTCCCAGGGCTGGCCATCCGCTCCTCCTTTATCGTCGGCCTGCCTGGGGAGACGGAGGAGAAGTTTCAGCACCTCCTCGATTTCCTGGCCGAGATGCGCTTCGACCGGGTCGGTGTATTTACATACTCCCGGGAAGAGAATACGCCGGCAGGGAAGCTCGCCGATCAGGTGCCCGAAGAGGTCAAAGAGGAACGCTATCACCGGGCCATGGCCTTGCAACAGGAGATTTCCTTGTCGATTCAACAGGAGTGGGTAGGTAAAACGCTGGAGGTTCTCGTCGAGGAAGAGGTCGCTCCCGGGCTCTACCGGGGACGCAGCGAGCGGGAGGCGCCGGAGGTCGACGGTCACATCGAGTTCAAAGGGCGCTACCGGATGATAGGTGAGTGGGCGAACGTCCGAATCACTGCCGCCAGCCACTACGACCTGATGGGGGAAGCGATCGATGAACCTGGCGAATAA
- the pgsA gene encoding CDP-diacylglycerol--glycerol-3-phosphate 3-phosphatidyltransferase has product MNLANKVTLTRILFVPLFMVILFIPEVPYREFVAAAVFILAAVTDGLDGYIARSRKQITRLGTFLDPLADKLLVTAALISLVQLGKLSAWVAVIIIGREFAVTGLRAIVAAEGHTVAASKLGKLKTVFQIITIVAMLIDEVLSFVVPLPITDIILYLTVFFTLWSGVDYFVKAKKYLKNRMEA; this is encoded by the coding sequence ATGAACCTGGCGAATAAGGTTACCTTGACAAGGATCCTCTTTGTCCCCCTCTTCATGGTCATCCTATTCATCCCAGAGGTGCCCTACCGGGAGTTTGTGGCTGCTGCCGTATTCATCCTGGCCGCTGTCACCGACGGTTTAGACGGCTATATCGCCCGGTCGAGAAAACAGATCACCCGTCTCGGCACTTTTCTCGATCCCTTGGCCGACAAGCTGCTGGTCACAGCGGCGTTGATCTCCCTTGTGCAGTTGGGAAAGCTGTCGGCCTGGGTGGCCGTGATCATCATTGGCCGGGAATTCGCTGTCACTGGGCTGCGGGCCATCGTGGCGGCGGAAGGCCATACCGTCGCGGCCAGCAAGCTGGGCAAGCTAAAGACCGTCTTTCAGATCATCACCATCGTGGCCATGTTGATCGATGAGGTGCTCAGCTTCGTCGTACCGTTGCCCATTACAGATATCATCCTCTATTTGACCGTCTTCTTTACCCTCTGGTCGGGCGTCGATTATTTCGTAAAAGCGAAGAAGTATCTGAAAAACCGCATGGAAGCGTAA
- a CDS encoding AAA family ATPase, producing MNRSDILQYWKEALLGFGVALAVFLSYRLMNPLPLFIALSSGFLAYFLLERQGMGQGGGLGDYVAPSAFSFDDIGGQAVAKRELIEALDFMVHSAATAELGIRPLKGILLCGPPGTGKTLLAKAAAAYTDSVYLTCSGSDFIEVYAGVGAGRVRSLFKRAREQAKKLGKSGAIIFIDEIDVLGAKRGGDRGHLEYEQTLNALLVEMDGLKADDPIRVLLMGATNRPDLLDAALMRPGRFDRQIQVDLPDREGRKHILQIHMRNKPMATDVDLEAVARETIGFSGAQLESVANEAAILALRAGDKEINGDQLKNSIEKVLIGEAGDRKAIEEELWRVSVHETAHALLSEWERPGSVARLTISPRGRALGYLRQVPPEEKVLDTYSDMIGGIRVALAGLAAEQLVFGEGSSGARQDLHNASQLALRIILSGLSDLGPVDGNEIPETVRFRELGRIMKQEQEFVAEALRLHRDLLEGIARRLREKETFSGEEFRNQMSELAKTA from the coding sequence ATGAACCGATCCGACATCCTGCAGTACTGGAAAGAAGCGCTCCTCGGTTTCGGCGTCGCCCTGGCCGTCTTCCTTTCCTATCGTTTGATGAACCCGTTGCCGCTGTTCATCGCTTTGTCGAGCGGGTTTTTGGCTTACTTTCTCCTGGAACGACAGGGGATGGGGCAGGGCGGCGGGCTAGGCGATTACGTTGCGCCATCGGCCTTCTCTTTTGATGACATCGGCGGACAAGCCGTGGCCAAGCGTGAATTGATCGAGGCCCTCGATTTTATGGTTCACAGCGCCGCCACGGCAGAGTTGGGCATCCGTCCCTTGAAAGGCATCCTGCTCTGCGGACCGCCAGGCACGGGGAAAACCCTGCTGGCGAAGGCGGCCGCCGCCTATACCGATAGTGTGTACCTCACCTGCTCCGGCAGCGACTTCATCGAAGTCTACGCGGGTGTCGGCGCCGGCCGTGTCCGCAGCCTCTTCAAGCGGGCGCGGGAACAGGCGAAAAAGCTGGGAAAAAGCGGCGCCATCATCTTCATCGATGAGATCGATGTTCTCGGGGCCAAGCGCGGCGGCGACCGGGGCCACCTGGAGTATGAACAGACCTTGAACGCCCTGCTCGTCGAAATGGACGGGCTGAAAGCGGACGACCCGATCCGGGTGCTTCTGATGGGCGCCACCAACCGGCCCGACCTGCTTGACGCTGCCCTGATGCGGCCGGGCCGTTTTGACCGCCAGATCCAGGTGGACCTGCCTGACCGGGAGGGGCGCAAGCATATCCTGCAGATTCACATGCGCAACAAGCCGATGGCGACTGATGTCGATCTGGAAGCTGTCGCCCGGGAGACGATCGGCTTTTCCGGCGCCCAGTTGGAGAGCGTGGCCAACGAAGCGGCCATCCTCGCCCTGCGGGCCGGGGACAAGGAGATCAACGGCGACCAGTTGAAGAATTCCATCGAAAAGGTGCTCATCGGCGAAGCGGGCGACCGCAAGGCCATTGAGGAAGAACTGTGGCGCGTCTCCGTTCACGAGACGGCCCATGCCCTCTTGAGCGAGTGGGAACGGCCCGGTTCTGTCGCCCGCCTGACCATCTCGCCGCGGGGACGCGCCCTTGGCTATCTGCGCCAGGTGCCGCCGGAAGAGAAGGTGCTGGACACCTACAGCGACATGATCGGCGGCATCCGTGTCGCCCTGGCCGGTCTGGCGGCGGAGCAGTTGGTCTTCGGCGAAGGCTCCTCCGGCGCCCGCCAGGACCTGCACAACGCTTCCCAGTTGGCCCTCCGGATCATCCTGTCCGGCCTCTCTGACTTGGGGCCGGTCGACGGCAACGAGATCCCGGAGACGGTCCGTTTCCGCGAACTCGGCCGGATCATGAAGCAGGAGCAGGAGTTCGTCGCCGAGGCGCTGCGTCTGCACCGGGACCTCCTGGAGGGCATTGCCCGCCGCTTGCGCGAGAAGGAGACCTTCTCCGGAGAGGAGTTCCGGAATCAGATGAGCGAACTGGCGAAGACGGCGTAG
- a CDS encoding competence/damage-inducible protein A — translation MISAEIVSTGTELLLGQSLNTNAQYLAERLAGLGVYCFFQTTVGDNPVRIRSVIEKALERADLVITTGGLGPTLDDLTKEVVAEIFGLPMERDPEVLARIEAFFRRRGRPMPENNIKQALIPAGARIIPNHLGTAPGIIVEAEGKTVILLPGPPFEMKPMFEETVAPYLADRTQVSPGVLHSKTLKVIGPGESVVEDHLRDLLQASNPTIALLAKTAEVHVRLTARATSVKEAEAMIAGEEAEIRRRLHPFVYGADEESIASVAGRLLAEQKRTLAAAESCTGGLISHLLTNVAGSSAYFLLGVTSYSNEAKAQVLGVDEAILRRHGAVSPETALAMARGARRLAGADVALAVTGIAGPGGGSEEKPVGLVYMALASQDKEEVEKLQFFGDRVTIKEKTAFTVLNRLRLYLTGEGGNADRPGEP, via the coding sequence ATGATAAGCGCCGAAATCGTGTCCACTGGAACGGAACTGCTGCTGGGTCAATCGTTAAACACCAATGCCCAGTACTTGGCCGAGCGTCTGGCCGGGCTGGGCGTTTATTGCTTTTTCCAGACGACGGTGGGAGATAACCCCGTGCGGATCCGGAGTGTCATCGAAAAGGCCCTCGAACGGGCTGATCTGGTCATCACCACGGGGGGTCTGGGCCCAACCCTGGATGACCTGACCAAGGAAGTGGTCGCCGAGATTTTCGGCTTGCCCATGGAAAGGGACCCCGAGGTGCTGGCGCGCATCGAGGCTTTTTTCCGGCGCCGGGGACGCCCCATGCCGGAGAACAACATCAAGCAGGCGCTGATCCCGGCGGGCGCCCGGATTATCCCGAACCACCTGGGAACGGCGCCGGGGATCATCGTCGAAGCCGAGGGCAAGACGGTCATCCTGCTGCCGGGACCGCCCTTTGAGATGAAGCCCATGTTTGAGGAGACAGTGGCCCCCTATTTGGCCGATCGGACGCAGGTCAGCCCCGGTGTCCTGCACTCGAAGACGTTGAAGGTGATCGGACCTGGCGAATCGGTGGTGGAGGACCACCTGCGCGACCTGCTGCAGGCTTCGAACCCAACCATTGCGCTCCTGGCGAAGACGGCGGAGGTTCATGTGCGCCTGACGGCGCGGGCAACCTCAGTGAAGGAAGCCGAGGCGATGATCGCCGGCGAGGAGGCTGAAATCCGCCGCCGCCTCCATCCCTTCGTCTATGGGGCTGATGAGGAGAGCATCGCCTCTGTGGCGGGGCGTCTGCTAGCCGAGCAAAAACGGACATTGGCGGCGGCAGAGTCTTGCACTGGCGGCTTGATCAGCCACCTGCTCACCAATGTGGCGGGATCGTCGGCCTACTTTCTCCTCGGCGTCACCTCTTATTCGAATGAGGCCAAAGCGCAGGTGCTCGGTGTCGATGAGGCGATCCTCCGCCGTCATGGCGCCGTCAGCCCTGAGACAGCGCTGGCCATGGCGCGCGGCGCGCGCCGCCTTGCCGGCGCCGATGTCGCCTTGGCCGTCACCGGCATCGCCGGACCGGGCGGAGGGAGCGAGGAAAAGCCAGTCGGCCTCGTCTATATGGCACTGGCTTCCCAGGACAAAGAAGAGGTGGAGAAGCTGCAGTTCTTTGGTGACCGGGTGACGATCAAGGAAAAGACAGCCTTCACCGTCCTCAACCGGTTGCGGTTGTACCTGACCGGGGAGGGAGGGAATGCCGACCGGCCAGGGGAACCGTAA